Genomic segment of Salvia splendens isolate huo1 chromosome 12, SspV2, whole genome shotgun sequence:
attttatttaatcattgttaataatatttaattttatttaatcattatGAAAGTTCAATTTTTTGCATAATTGTAaatgtttcaactttcaagcaTACAATTTATATTATCATTGTAAACgtttcaaaatttcaagaaattaaTGCAATGAATGATTCTTAATGtgatcaaattaattaaaattaaaggcAATCAGCCGTTAGTCACAATTTATAACTTTTCCACTTCCACTCCCCTAAATTATTAATGTATTATAACATTAATAAAAACCATACAcattataatttcatttaatttattataatcctaaaccaaaatttttaattcccaaaatgccccaaaactcaacttttatatatgtatagatgatAGTATTCAATGATGAATAACTTCCTAacataatttctataaataaaatatataaaaaatattaatgtaaaattgaataGTTAGACCAAAATGACGTCATTTTGGGCCCATATAAGTTTGACATATTTGAGAAGATATATCTACATAACACATTAGAATTTCGCCAAAAAAATTGGATTGGATCAGGTTAGAAAATTTGCACAATCCATCAAAGTTTATACTTTTAGCGATTGATCTCAAAGTTTGTGGGAAAAATAAAAGTTGTCTCAGTTCATGATATTAACTACTAGTATTACACGCTTTATAAATCATATAAAATCACAATTTTAATGATTTAGTGTatagaagaaaaacaaaaaaagaaaaagaaaaatgagaacAAAACTTTTTAGGGCTGTGGCCCCACCCACAGTGCCTTAGCGGCCCAAAGAAAACCCACGAATAAAATCCGAATATCCCAAATAATAGAAATCAATCACATACTTTTATATGTActtgttgcccacggttcggaactggacggttccggttcggaactggacggttccggttcggaaccgccggttccggtttggtcgaaggtggaaccggaaccggaccgtgagactatttcacggttccggttcgaaaaccggcggttccggttccggttcggaaccgccggttcttccggcggtttaggcggttccggttcggaaccggcggtttcgcggttcgatttttttttttttttttaatttgaaatttggatttatacaacaatttggaacaagagtacaagacaatgtataattcaaatagaaatacgacgaataaggagaaaatgatatcaattttattgagtttgagttgtaacggacaacgatacattacaatttacaatacatatacatctacaactacaagtatacaacatacaacaatgtaatataatttacaagtgtcgtcggactCGGGAacgtaaattaaaaaaaaacatgaaatggggcgggaaattgaaaagggcttgagctcaacttaaactttcaaagttaaacttttcaaatttaagttgagttgcctacgtatccacaattttattgaggaatcaaagtccacgtagttctcggGATGAtgacatattgctatgtagaaatgttgaaatatggaataatatatatttttttgttttagcaattgagaaagaaagacaacttatagaactacgggaacaagtataagtgtatagcAATGCGTAATAAAagtagcacttgcgtaattaaatggaagcacgatagcacaaatgagaaattggagacaaagagagagaattgggagattgaagagagaaactcttatggaagaattcgaattggaaaaaaaatttgaattttcggaaaaccggcggttttggcggaaaaccgccggtttccgggcaaaaccgccggttttcacggttaaccgccggttaaccgcaaAAAAACCGCCGAAACCGGTCGGTTTTgcagctgaaaagctgccgccgtcgGCCCCATCCCTAATGCCTTGATATACGTGCCCGAACTGGCGGTTCCGCctgttaaccgccggttccgaaccgccccgaaccgccggttcggtgacagttccggttcggaatatcttgaacctgaaccggaccgcgacccgaattgcgacggttccggttcgggaaaattgccacggttccgaaccttccggttcggaaccggaaccgccggaaccggaaccggtgggcatctctttGCTATTTTGCAGAAAGTGACAACGAAACTTCCCACATTTCGCAAAATTGAACTTATTTGGGGACTTAACTGCAATTTGTACCTTTTACTAGGGTTTGGGGAATTCCACCGCCACACACCTTATATCTCTAGCTTCTTCCCTCGCTCTCTTTGCAGCCTCTCTCATTTCAAGTgagtttttctctctctctctctttaatttttttcagtTCGTTGCTTTATTGATCTTGAGTTAGTTTTGAATTCTATGCGTGTCTTATGTGATTCATGCTTCGATTTTATCGCCTATGGTTTTATTTTCATCTGTTTGAATCTACCTCTAGTTTATTAGatcagattttttttttattttgatgcaAGATGTTAGATTATTCCTGGATGTTTTGTTAACTGGTGATAAGTATTTCTTAGATGTTTTTCTAtttgatgaggaggagaagtgTCGACTGCTTCTGGAATTTCATTTCGTGTCGATTTTGAAATTGTTTTCAATTCGGTATCCAGTTTTCTCTCATAAAATTGATTACTGCCTTGCTTAAATGAACACAATCTCTCTTTTGTTACAAGATCCAGTAGTATGCATGACATCAACTATATTTTTGGAATTATTAAGCCATTCATGTGCCAACTTTCTTTTAGGCAGCATGCTGGGTGATCAATGTTTGTTTGTTAGATTCATAGGATAAACATATGTGCTCTACAGATAAGTTATGTCTTGCTCAAATCGTTTGAATGAAGATTTAAggaattttcttatttttttcatccTTGAAGTATAAGGATTCTTCTGtgattttttgtaatttgtggTATATATTTCCAATAACTACTTATCCATCATGCTAGCAGGAGCTCATAATTATATCCTTTTATAGATTCTCAATTATTTGTATGTTACTGCTTGCAGGTTATTTGGCTGAATTGCATTAGAATCCGTCAAAATGGTATGTTGACCAAATTCACTTTCGGTTGTGACCTATTTATCAAATTATCTGATCTGACCTAACATTAAGTACAAATTGATATGTGCAGGTGAAGTTTACAGCTGATGAACTCCGTGCCATTATGGACCTCAAGCATAACATTCGTAATATGTCTGTTATTGCCCATGTTGATCACGGTAAGCAAGATGCATTATTGATAGTAATTTCTTTTTACAATCAACTCCATTCTAAATGAATTGCCTGGTTTGATCCTCTTGTATGAAAGATGAAGTAACATTTACTTGTACTGTTGTTGCAGGAAAGTCCACCCTAACAGATTCTCTTGTTGCTGCTGCTGGAATTATTGCCCAAGAGGTTGCTGGGGATGTTAGAATGACAGACACTAGAGCTGATGAAGCTGAACGTGGTATCACCATCAAGTCGACCGGTATCTCATTGTACTATCAAATGAGTGATGAGGCATTGAAGAGTTATAAGGGAGAGCGCCACAAGAACGATTACCTCATCAATCTTATTGATTCTCCCGGGCACGTTGATTTCTCTTCGGAAGTGACTGCCGCACTCCGTATCACTGATGGTGCTCTTGTGGTGGTGGACTGTGTTGAAGGCGTGTGCGTCCAGACTGAGACTGTCCTTCGACAGGCACTTGGTGAAAGAATTAGGCCCGTCTTGACTGTTAACAAGATGGACAGATGTTTCCTTGAACTCCAAGTGGACGGAGAGGAAGCATACCAGACATTCCAGAGGGTTATTGAAAATGCCAATGTCATCATGGCCACATACGAGGATCCGTTGCTTGGTGATGTTCAGGTTTACCCAGAGAAAGGGACTGTTGCCTTTTCTGCTGGTCTGCACGGCTGGGCTTTTACTTTGACAAACTTTGCTAAGATGTATGCAGCCAAGTTTGGTGTTGATGAGTCCAAGATGATGGAAAGGCTTTGGGGAGAGAATTTCTTTGACCCAGCCACTAAGAAATGGACCACCAAGGCTACTGGATCTGCCACTTGCAAACGTGGTTTTGTTCAGTTCTGCTACGAACCCATAAAAATGATCATCAACACCTGCATGAATGACCAGAAAGACAAGCTGTGGCCAATGTTGCAGAAGCTTGGCATAACGATGAAGTCTGATGAGAAAGATTTGATGGGGAAAGCTCTGATGAAGCGTGTTATGCAGACATGGCTCCCTGCCAGCTCTGCTCTGTTGGAGATGATGATATTCCATCTCCCCTCACCAGCCACAGCTCAAAAGTATCGTGTGGAGAACCTGTACGAGGGACCTCTGGATGATCAGTATGCAACTGCTATCAGAAACTGTGATCCTAATGGCCCTCTCATGCTGTACGTGTCTAAGATGATTCCAGCTTCTGACAAAGGTAGGTTCTTTGCTTTCGGCCGTGTGTTCGCTGGGAAAGTCTCAACGGGTTTGAAGGTCCGAATCATGGGACCGAACTACGTTCCTGGTGAGAAAAAGGACTTGTACACCAAGAGTGTTCAGAGAACTGTGATTTGGATGGGTAAGAAGCAGGAAACAGTGGAAGATGTGCCTTGTGGTAACACAGTTGCTTTGGTGGGTCTGGATCAGTTCATCACCAAGAATGCTACCCTGACAAACGAGAAAGAAGTAGATGCTCATCCAATCAAAGCAATGAAGTTCTCTGTCTCACCCGTGGTTCGTGTCGCAGTGCAGTGTAAGGTTGCATCTGACCTACCAAAGCTTGTTGAAGGTTTGAAGCGTTTGGCAAAATCTGACCCCATGGTTGTCTGTACCATGGAGGAATCTGGTGAGCATATTGTTGCTGGGGCTGGAGAGCTGCATCTTGAGATATGTTTGAAGGACTTGCAGGATGATTTTATGGGCGGTGCTGAGATTGTAAAATCTGATCCTGTTGTATCCTTCCGTGAGACTGTCCTGGAGAGGTCAAGCCGTACAGTTATGAGCAAATCACCTAACAAGCACAACAGGCTGTACATGGAGGCAAGGCCGATGGAAGAGGGTTTGGCCGAGGCCATCGATGATGGGCGCATTGGTCCAAGGGATGATCCCAAGATTCGGTCAAAGATCTTGGCAGAGGAATTTGGGTGGGACAAGGAGCTTGCTAAGAAAATTTGGTGCTTTGGTCCTGAAACGACTGGTCCCAACATGGTTGTGGATATGTGTAAGGGAGTGCAGTACCTGAATGAAATCAAGGACTCTGTTGTTGCTGGTTTCCAATGGGCGTCAAAGGAAGGTGCATTGGCCGAAGAGAACATGAGAGGCATTTGCTTCGAGGTTTGTGATGTGGTTCTTCACGCTGATGCTATTCACAGAGGTGGTGGGCAGGTTATTCCCACTGCAAGGAGGGTGATCTATGCCTCCCAGCTTACAGCAAAGCCTCGGCTTTTGGAACCTGTGTACCTTGTCGAGATCCAGGCACCAGAGCAAGCTCTTGGTGGAATATACAGTGTGCTGAATCAGAAGCGTGGTCATGTGTTTGAGGAAATGCAGAGGCCAGGCACTCCTCTCTACAACATCAAGGCGTACCTTCCAGTTATCGAATCCTTTGGTTTCTCAAGTACCCTGAGAGCTGCAACCTCTGGACAGGCGTTCCCGCAATGTGTGTTTGATCACTGGGAGATGATGGCTTCGGATCCTCTTGAACCAGGTACCCAGGCTTCAACCCTCGTCACTGATATTCGCAAGAGGAAGGGTTTGAAGGAGAATATGACTCCTCTTTCCGAGTTCGAGGACAGGCTGTGAGCGGCTATTGCTATCAAGTTTGTATCGTTTTTACTACACATCTCTGGTTCTTGAGTATTTTTATCGCTAGTCGGTTTTGTTTCTAGTTTTTCTATTTATTCCGTGACATTTTAGAATCGTCTACTAAGATTAAAACTTTGGCGTATGCTGATTCTTAGTGACTGTTTTATTTCCAATATGCTTATTATCATTACCGACTTAACAATACTTCTATTACAAGTAATTGTGGTGTTTGGTCATTTTTGGATTAGTATTTCTGGTGTTTGCTCGGTTACTTTTTGGGCTTGTATGTACTTGTTTGACACATTAACGTATTTTGTTGATTGTTTAACAAGCTTGTTAACTAACTGGCTAGGGGGATGAGAGTTGCTATGTGGTGAGTTAATCCATGTCAAATGTCATCGTTTCACAACAAAAAAGATTAGGATTTCGGACGTATTTTCTAAGTATGGGTAAAACATTAGGGCAATGTAACATATATTCCTTTATATTGATTCTCGAGTAACATAGAATTTGTAGTATGGAACCATCAATTTTAGTCAAAAGTTGATTTTGCTTGCAAAGTAAAACTGTGGTATTTAAAAACATGAACTTTAGCCTTTAGGTTACGTGAATTTTTCACTGTACAAGTCTTACCAGCTATGGTTGAAGTTGAGGTGACACATTGACGCCTATTTGACATTAAGGGCATAACATGAATCACTATCTCAAGTTTCCTCCTAATGAAGGAGTGGCTGTAAAATTTCTACTTTCATAAATAACGCTTTCAagttttttcttcacttttggACATATAAGTACTTGAAAGAATGAGGTGTTGGATGTGTGTCATGTGCACTTGTTCCTTTCTTGAACAATATTTATAAGTTctcatttttcaaaaaaatatggTATGTTAGGGTATTGAACCCACGAGGAACGGTAGTATCCATTATACTATATCACTACACTTAAGACTTTAGGCGATGCCATCACGTTTTAAATCAGAGGCTGAAATTGaaataagaaatataaataacactaaGAACTACATGAACTAAAAGTACAAATAAAGTGAAATTAAAGGGAAGCAATTAAATTGGAACACGCACCGTATAAGTTGACAAACTGAGCAACTCAGACATAGTGACAAGAATTTTTTAGCCTTAAGAACTTTTTTGAAATAGGAAGAGTAAGAAGAGAGAGTGCAGACCATGCACGAATATTTTCACCTAAATTATGCAAACGGAACTATGTTAAAAAGCTACTCAAAATAAACCAAGTGTTGTTTCAAAAGAAAACTAGAAAGTAGAAAAGTGAGAAGGAAAAAGGTGGTTTAAAAGCCGATTTAATTAGCTAAATCTGAAATGGAGGCTAATGGGACTTGAAAATGGCGTGTGATGGAGGTGAGAGAGTTCACTAGACAAACTAGATGTGAAAATTTGTTGCATTTTGTGTCACCAAACGGCTATTATCCAATGTGCAAAACCAAATGATAAAACCCTACAACTAATTGGCAAGAACTTGACTTTTATAAGCTGGCTTTAAATCGCACAGAAATTATGGAGAGAAAAGACTAAATGGTTGCAACACAATTACAAATACAAGAGAAACAGACTTATTAAACTACCTAAACATGCATTGGAAACTCCAAACTAAAAGCTAAAACTTAAAGGTTCATCAAGAAGATAAATAGAGCTTAAGAACACTAAACATGGTGAAAGAATAATGTGATGAAGCTTTAAAGAAACTATAAACAAGCTACCAACAATATTTT
This window contains:
- the LOC121758553 gene encoding elongation factor 2-like, with amino-acid sequence MVKFTADELRAIMDLKHNIRNMSVIAHVDHGKSTLTDSLVAAAGIIAQEVAGDVRMTDTRADEAERGITIKSTGISLYYQMSDEALKSYKGERHKNDYLINLIDSPGHVDFSSEVTAALRITDGALVVVDCVEGVCVQTETVLRQALGERIRPVLTVNKMDRCFLELQVDGEEAYQTFQRVIENANVIMATYEDPLLGDVQVYPEKGTVAFSAGLHGWAFTLTNFAKMYAAKFGVDESKMMERLWGENFFDPATKKWTTKATGSATCKRGFVQFCYEPIKMIINTCMNDQKDKLWPMLQKLGITMKSDEKDLMGKALMKRVMQTWLPASSALLEMMIFHLPSPATAQKYRVENLYEGPLDDQYATAIRNCDPNGPLMLYVSKMIPASDKGRFFAFGRVFAGKVSTGLKVRIMGPNYVPGEKKDLYTKSVQRTVIWMGKKQETVEDVPCGNTVALVGLDQFITKNATLTNEKEVDAHPIKAMKFSVSPVVRVAVQCKVASDLPKLVEGLKRLAKSDPMVVCTMEESGEHIVAGAGELHLEICLKDLQDDFMGGAEIVKSDPVVSFRETVLERSSRTVMSKSPNKHNRLYMEARPMEEGLAEAIDDGRIGPRDDPKIRSKILAEEFGWDKELAKKIWCFGPETTGPNMVVDMCKGVQYLNEIKDSVVAGFQWASKEGALAEENMRGICFEVCDVVLHADAIHRGGGQVIPTARRVIYASQLTAKPRLLEPVYLVEIQAPEQALGGIYSVLNQKRGHVFEEMQRPGTPLYNIKAYLPVIESFGFSSTLRAATSGQAFPQCVFDHWEMMASDPLEPGTQASTLVTDIRKRKGLKENMTPLSEFEDRL